One part of the Longimicrobium sp. genome encodes these proteins:
- a CDS encoding AAA family ATPase yields MSSPADPPPDASALRMWGWQEFERFAVDVLSRCYAASGITIEPTAFQHDGGRDGEGIYIFQSGYTENGDDLNLVLRIWVEVKHTGRGSINMNRVGGHVILASNQQVNKLVLVTNTRFAERVIREMRTFCFNNRLSCAFVDGRRLLRLTTLPLNSTAHLPATAVTTPVRAPGSALAPGAVRRRPAVSLRLSADLFTTDAELNAAVVKLEPGEPLFIIADYDAGDPPLRTGEHCGILSSPPYAGRLSIYSTTCLPPLLANERCRTVYVAYPEPGASLDACDFKVGVRGGRRKVTLDCTGSALVGEQVLFPTDLTSQRLRTAAVCDQVDQWLQHGGIGLVGIRGAAGTGKSHLIQRLRRRWLTAGPLEITVRGGVFRDASGIFRRVTRAALSLPSFEPADAAGALVRQLLVKGGLHERAADRMAGLLLAIWEGGTSGTVPQDLAETLMAVLSFASTHRPVVLVVEDLHELQPSGLQLLLGALQLLRHGSRGRVLFVATSRPLIESGGLSAHEPLSDPLQSVFEFLGSGLVDLPAPGAADARALLRATVDGLDAPLADLIIGQVGSTPFALKEAVIFLEQKGWIQRVRPGEGAVFAIENLDAFRRRISTQALTGATRNRLALLITKLQVGYPALDNFLGAGAVWGRTFPLKAAAMASGGDEGFLDVQLERELFRWEILRTAWEEGEVVGEFAHDLIRTALLDRVDTPQLERLSRGLLHAEGGRLPPVSRARLAYCAGDATACERMAGEAAERATEEGQHWDALQARLLELAVVDPDRFGDLAGSEDLFGLVAIDEGMRHLPRTLAASYRPDRMHRAFALILECMARLARIGVGRQHGFEPLFTEGTMLARHLGDELGRARLEYFQGFSDLERDDFTSAARHHEEAEARYARANEDGPERLENLFRLFLCARQSGDLSRANEILDYVERTRGSRLTPAESARLLDYRGYALLYVDPPSAMPFWRDAHRISLGAAGRDTPVKYLISCGYLALLLDDLPQAEADLERCEAELATVSREVLRVRLHLNRGLLHLLHGRLADARLSLEEGARLGVKYGTFRRLWRVDANLSTLFEALGEPDRVLSYDRRSLQGVRVRAEQERGFGAKAPWLAQRHVLPAINVALRAREGSLEHEELLSILPAEARVEVERLACAAADRGHDPLPGKLEYHFKQVRTRLRALVTE; encoded by the coding sequence ATGTCTTCGCCCGCCGATCCGCCCCCTGATGCTAGCGCCCTGCGCATGTGGGGGTGGCAGGAGTTCGAGCGCTTTGCCGTCGACGTGCTAAGCCGCTGCTACGCTGCTTCGGGAATCACCATTGAGCCCACAGCATTTCAGCACGATGGCGGACGCGATGGCGAAGGGATTTACATTTTCCAGTCGGGCTACACGGAGAACGGCGACGATCTTAATCTAGTGCTCCGCATCTGGGTGGAGGTCAAGCACACAGGCCGCGGCAGCATCAACATGAACCGTGTGGGCGGCCACGTCATCCTCGCCAGTAACCAGCAGGTAAACAAGCTAGTCCTCGTTACGAACACCCGCTTTGCTGAGCGGGTGATTCGCGAGATGCGAACGTTCTGCTTCAACAACCGGCTCTCCTGCGCCTTCGTGGACGGGCGCCGCTTGCTGCGGCTTACGACGCTTCCGCTGAACAGCACTGCCCACCTGCCTGCCACGGCGGTCACGACGCCCGTCCGAGCCCCTGGTTCGGCTCTGGCGCCGGGGGCGGTCCGCCGCCGACCGGCGGTTTCGCTGCGTCTTTCCGCGGACCTCTTCACGACGGATGCCGAACTCAATGCGGCCGTGGTGAAGCTTGAGCCCGGCGAACCGCTCTTCATCATTGCCGATTATGATGCGGGGGACCCCCCCCTTCGGACCGGTGAGCACTGCGGAATTCTCTCGTCTCCCCCGTACGCCGGACGGCTCAGCATCTACTCCACTACGTGCCTTCCACCGCTGTTGGCCAACGAGCGGTGCCGCACCGTGTACGTGGCGTACCCGGAGCCTGGGGCAAGCCTGGACGCGTGTGATTTCAAAGTGGGCGTGCGCGGCGGGCGGCGGAAGGTCACCTTGGACTGTACCGGGTCCGCCTTGGTGGGAGAGCAGGTGCTCTTCCCCACTGACCTGACCTCGCAGCGGCTGCGGACGGCGGCGGTCTGCGACCAGGTGGACCAGTGGCTGCAACACGGCGGGATCGGGCTGGTGGGTATCCGCGGCGCAGCCGGGACAGGAAAGTCGCACCTTATTCAACGGCTGCGGCGGCGGTGGCTGACGGCAGGGCCTCTGGAGATCACCGTCCGGGGAGGGGTTTTCCGGGACGCGTCCGGCATCTTTAGGCGGGTTACGAGGGCGGCGCTCTCCCTCCCTTCCTTTGAACCAGCCGATGCTGCGGGCGCGCTGGTGCGCCAACTCCTGGTAAAAGGGGGGTTGCACGAACGCGCGGCTGACCGGATGGCCGGGCTGCTGCTGGCGATTTGGGAGGGGGGCACATCGGGAACGGTTCCCCAAGACTTGGCCGAGACGCTCATGGCTGTGCTGTCGTTCGCCTCGACGCACCGGCCGGTGGTGCTTGTGGTGGAGGACCTGCACGAGTTGCAACCTTCGGGGCTGCAACTGCTCCTAGGCGCGCTGCAACTCCTCCGCCACGGCTCGCGAGGGCGAGTGCTCTTCGTGGCGACCTCCCGGCCGCTGATCGAATCAGGCGGGCTGAGCGCGCATGAGCCGCTCTCCGACCCACTTCAGTCCGTGTTTGAATTCTTGGGCAGTGGACTGGTGGATCTACCCGCGCCAGGTGCCGCGGACGCGCGGGCGCTCCTGCGTGCAACGGTTGACGGGCTGGACGCGCCGCTCGCTGATCTAATTATCGGGCAGGTGGGGTCCACGCCCTTCGCGCTGAAGGAAGCAGTCATCTTCTTGGAGCAGAAGGGGTGGATCCAGCGGGTCCGCCCCGGCGAAGGAGCGGTATTCGCGATTGAAAACTTGGACGCGTTCCGCAGGCGCATCAGCACCCAAGCATTAACGGGTGCCACCCGGAACCGGCTGGCACTCCTGATCACCAAGCTTCAGGTCGGCTATCCCGCGCTGGACAACTTTCTCGGCGCGGGTGCCGTGTGGGGGCGAACCTTCCCGTTGAAAGCCGCCGCAATGGCTAGCGGTGGCGACGAAGGGTTCTTGGACGTGCAGCTAGAGCGGGAGCTCTTCCGCTGGGAGATCCTTCGCACCGCGTGGGAGGAGGGCGAGGTTGTTGGTGAGTTCGCCCACGATCTGATCCGCACGGCACTCCTCGACAGGGTCGACACGCCACAGTTAGAGCGGCTTTCGCGCGGGCTGCTGCATGCGGAAGGCGGGCGGCTGCCGCCGGTTTCGCGCGCTAGGCTCGCCTACTGCGCAGGTGATGCGACCGCGTGCGAACGGATGGCTGGCGAGGCGGCGGAGCGCGCGACGGAGGAGGGCCAGCACTGGGATGCGCTTCAGGCGCGGCTGCTAGAGTTGGCCGTGGTGGACCCCGACCGCTTCGGCGACCTTGCCGGGAGCGAAGACCTGTTCGGGCTGGTGGCTATCGACGAGGGCATGCGCCATCTGCCGCGCACCCTCGCCGCGTCCTACCGCCCCGATCGGATGCACCGCGCCTTCGCCTTGATCCTGGAGTGCATGGCGCGGCTGGCACGTATCGGCGTGGGGCGCCAGCACGGGTTCGAGCCGCTCTTCACCGAGGGGACCATGCTGGCGCGGCACTTGGGCGACGAATTGGGCCGGGCACGGCTAGAGTACTTCCAAGGGTTCTCCGACTTGGAGCGGGACGACTTCACTTCGGCCGCGCGCCACCACGAGGAGGCCGAGGCCCGGTACGCGCGGGCAAACGAGGACGGACCAGAGCGTTTGGAGAACCTGTTCCGGCTCTTCCTCTGCGCGCGCCAGAGCGGCGACCTTAGCCGGGCAAACGAGATCCTGGACTACGTGGAGCGCACGCGCGGCAGCCGCCTGACCCCCGCCGAGTCCGCACGCCTGCTGGACTACCGTGGCTATGCCCTCCTTTACGTGGATCCGCCTAGCGCGATGCCGTTCTGGCGCGATGCGCATCGCATATCGTTGGGCGCCGCGGGGAGGGACACCCCCGTCAAGTACCTCATTAGCTGCGGCTATCTGGCCTTGCTCCTGGACGATCTGCCGCAGGCGGAGGCGGACTTAGAGCGGTGCGAGGCCGAACTCGCGACGGTCAGCCGGGAGGTGCTCCGCGTGCGACTTCACCTCAACCGGGGGCTCCTTCACCTCCTCCACGGCCGTTTGGCTGATGCTCGGTTAAGCCTGGAGGAGGGGGCGCGGCTGGGGGTGAAGTACGGGACCTTCCGGCGCTTGTGGCGGGTGGACGCGAATTTGTCGACGCTTTTTGAGGCGCTCGGCGAGCCGGATCGCGTCCTGTCCTACGACCGTAGGAGCCTACAGGGCGTACGTGTACGCGCTGAGCAGGAGCGTGGGTTTGGCGCGAAGGCGCCCTGGCTTGCTCAGCGGCACGTGCTCCCCGCGATAAACGTTGCACTGCGCGCGCGGGAGGGCTCACTTGAGCATGAGGAGCTGCTCTCCATCCTCCCGGCCGAGGCGAGGGTAGAGGTGGAGCGTCTGGCGTGCGCAGCAGCCGATCGGGGCCACGATCCGCTTCCAGGCAAGCTCGAGTATCACTTCAAGCAGGTCCGTACCCGTCTCCGTGCGCTGGTGACCGAGTAA
- a CDS encoding glycosyltransferase translates to MLDSPSENVLYMLRVLCSITTDYSMQICVLCLTDDPFDPPGHGRHGGSHRVMFDMGRHFVRRGATITYVCRRNSTDKATFEQLGARCRIHRIPVGPPERMPYYACAGLLDEMTEAVGATIDLTPGSFDCLVSYNWLSGEVAARLCPPSISHTHYVLTLGRAKRASGESKDKISDFWLACEDNVFAHARYVITGSTRERQDLLSLYPAVNPEKIFCIPPGVDLNVYGRRPRSADHLVRRASDRFSEGPNDAG, encoded by the coding sequence ATGTTAGATTCTCCCTCTGAGAACGTCCTCTACATGCTCCGGGTGCTCTGTTCGATAACTACTGATTATTCGATGCAGATTTGTGTGCTTTGCCTGACGGACGATCCCTTCGATCCGCCCGGGCACGGGCGGCATGGCGGCTCCCATAGGGTTATGTTCGACATGGGACGTCATTTCGTCCGACGCGGCGCGACCATCACTTACGTCTGCCGCCGCAACTCTACGGACAAGGCAACGTTCGAGCAACTCGGTGCACGGTGCCGAATTCATCGCATTCCGGTCGGACCTCCCGAGCGCATGCCGTACTACGCTTGCGCCGGTCTGCTGGATGAGATGACTGAGGCGGTCGGGGCGACTATCGACCTTACTCCGGGGTCTTTCGACTGTCTGGTCTCCTACAACTGGCTCTCAGGAGAGGTGGCCGCGCGGCTCTGCCCACCTTCAATCAGCCACACCCATTATGTCCTGACCTTGGGGAGAGCAAAGCGGGCAAGCGGCGAATCCAAGGACAAGATCAGCGATTTTTGGCTGGCCTGCGAGGACAACGTGTTCGCGCATGCACGTTACGTCATTACCGGTTCCACGCGCGAGAGGCAGGACCTACTGAGCCTGTACCCCGCGGTGAACCCCGAGAAGATTTTCTGCATTCCGCCCGGAGTGGACCTGAATGTCTATGGCAGAAGACCTCGAAGCGCCGATCATCTTGTTCGCCGGGCGTCCGATCGTTTCAGCGAAGGGCCTAACGACGCTGGCTGA
- a CDS encoding DUF4105 domain-containing protein translates to MWSLIALIVAVLVTSYLRRWLTARPSHDRQWRPDQATIPGVTICEGVVHVRNVRDFHYRPPGDPTPRFRERTVSLDQLQRVWYSVIPFRDRWRGLAHAFVTFEISGGEYVSISIEARKVAGRKYSLWEGALRSYELMILIAEERDMMGARAVAGRNRVHLYPLRLTPEDTRVLFLELVGAARAIEERPVFYNTITDNCTTRILGAIHRTVPNRVPATARWVFPGLSDRLLHKCGLLDTDLKFEQARHYFDVTERVRAFITRRDFSTRIRT, encoded by the coding sequence ATGTGGTCATTGATTGCTCTTATCGTGGCGGTGCTGGTGACATCTTACCTCCGCCGTTGGCTTACAGCGCGTCCCTCGCATGATCGCCAGTGGCGGCCAGATCAAGCCACCATACCAGGGGTCACGATTTGCGAAGGCGTGGTGCACGTGCGCAACGTGCGCGACTTTCACTACCGCCCCCCGGGAGATCCCACACCGCGGTTTCGTGAACGGACTGTCTCCCTAGACCAGCTGCAGCGCGTGTGGTATTCAGTCATTCCGTTTCGGGATCGCTGGCGAGGCTTGGCACACGCCTTTGTAACCTTCGAGATCTCAGGAGGTGAGTACGTCAGCATCTCCATTGAAGCACGTAAGGTCGCAGGCAGGAAGTACTCGCTCTGGGAGGGGGCGCTACGGTCGTACGAGCTTATGATTTTGATCGCAGAGGAGCGAGACATGATGGGTGCGCGAGCTGTTGCCGGTCGCAATCGCGTTCATCTCTATCCTCTGCGGCTCACCCCTGAGGACACTCGCGTACTTTTTCTTGAGCTTGTCGGCGCCGCGCGGGCTATTGAGGAGCGGCCCGTTTTTTACAACACAATTACGGATAATTGCACGACGCGGATACTCGGGGCTATCCACCGCACCGTACCTAACCGGGTGCCGGCTACCGCCAGATGGGTATTTCCAGGCTTGTCCGACCGCCTCCTCCACAAGTGTGGATTGCTGGATACTGACCTGAAGTTCGAACAGGCCCGCCATTACTTTGACGTCACTGAGCGTGTTCGCGCCTTTATCACTCGGCGCGACTTCTCCACCCGCATCCGGACCTAA
- a CDS encoding tyrosine-type recombinase/integrase, with protein MTVAEAIESFVFHCRYEKNLSPRTLAAYDTDLAQFARALPPLALADVALVGKLELRAYIQQLFEPYSEKTVKRKVATLKAFFRCLEREGTISTTPFRTMDVKIRETRRVPRTIPLTEVERLFRFLYAQRGVGPASSMDDFILARDTAVLEAIFATGARVSEICHLEVGDVNLRDGWMRILGKGGKERVVQLCTPPIIAALAAYLTSRDAVSPRESYFFLNRCGRRLSEQSVRALLKRHAMRAGIEMPVRPHLLRHSVATLLLEEGVDIRHIQHLLGHSSIATTQIYTHVNARNQREVLATKHPRRRLRVVADLF; from the coding sequence ATGACCGTCGCCGAGGCGATTGAGAGCTTCGTGTTCCACTGCAGGTATGAGAAGAACCTCAGCCCTCGGACGCTTGCTGCGTATGACACGGACCTAGCCCAGTTCGCCCGGGCGCTTCCGCCCCTGGCACTAGCCGATGTCGCGCTGGTGGGGAAGCTCGAACTCCGCGCCTACATACAGCAGCTGTTTGAGCCGTACAGCGAGAAGACAGTGAAGCGAAAAGTGGCGACACTCAAGGCGTTCTTCCGATGCCTAGAGCGCGAAGGAACAATATCCACTACGCCATTCCGTACGATGGACGTGAAGATCCGAGAGACGCGGCGTGTACCTCGTACCATCCCGCTCACTGAGGTGGAGCGCCTCTTCCGGTTCCTGTACGCGCAACGGGGCGTGGGCCCGGCGTCCTCCATGGATGACTTCATCTTGGCACGCGACACCGCCGTGTTAGAGGCAATCTTCGCCACCGGCGCGCGCGTCTCGGAGATCTGTCACCTCGAAGTGGGGGACGTAAATCTACGCGACGGCTGGATGCGCATTCTTGGAAAAGGCGGCAAAGAGCGCGTTGTGCAACTCTGCACTCCCCCGATCATCGCCGCGTTGGCCGCGTACCTCACCAGCCGGGATGCTGTATCGCCACGGGAGTCATACTTCTTCCTCAATCGCTGCGGCCGCCGCCTATCCGAGCAATCAGTGCGCGCCCTGCTGAAGCGTCACGCGATGCGGGCCGGCATAGAAATGCCAGTCCGTCCCCACCTGCTCCGCCACTCTGTCGCCACCCTGCTACTGGAGGAAGGGGTGGACATACGCCATATCCAACACCTGCTTGGCCACAGTTCTATTGCAACAACACAAATCTATACCCACGTCAATGCCCGGAATCAGCGCGAGGTGCTAGCGACAAAGCACCCGCGACGCCGATTACGTGTGGTAGCTGACCTATTCTGA